A segment of the Yersinia rochesterensis genome:
TACAATATGCTGAGTGCATTGATGACGCCGGAAGTGAAGCTGACGATTGAAAGTGTCAGTATGCCGGCTGAAACTAATAACCTGCTGCCAGAACCCGCGGCAGAGGATAAAGAAGATAACTAATTCTTCGTCGCGCTAAGCAAAAATCATAAACAAAAATGGCCGGATTCATCATCTGGCCATTTTTTTAACTGTCTCCCAGCAGGGTATTTATTGCCAATAGCTAATAAAAATCCCGAGAAACAACACTAAGCCGACATAGTTATTGTTGAGAAATGCACGGAAACAGGGGTCACGTTCACGTCTGGCAATCATCTTCTGTTGGTGGACAAACAATGCGCCAGCCAGCAGGATGGCCCAATAAAATGCGCCCCCCAAATCCATCAGCCAGCCAATCACCACCATTAATACTAATGTCGCCAGTTGCAGCAAACCGATAATCAGTTTGTCATGCTGGCCAAATAAAATAGCGGTCGACTTAACACCAATCCTCAGATCGTCGTCACGGTCGACCATCGCATATTGGGTGTCATAAGCCACCGTCCAGCAGATATTGGCTAATAATAGCAACCAGCAAACCAGCGGTAAACTTTCACTCACCGCGGCAAACCCCATCGGGATTGACCACCCAAAAGCCGCGCCCAACACCACCTGCGGCAAGTGTGTCACCCGCTTCATAAAGGGGTAAACCCAGGCTAAGGCCAATGCCGCCAGTGACAGCCATATGGTCATGTTATTGAGCGTGAGCACCAGCCCAAACGAGAGCAACACCAAGATAACAAACAGGATTTTGCTTTCTTTCTCACTGATGAGGCCGCTGGGTAATGGTCGTGATGCGGTGCGTTTCACAAAGCCATCAATATTGCGGTCAGCATAATCATTGACGACACAACCGGCGGCACGCATGAAAAAGACACCCAAGACAAAAACAATCAGTATATTGGTGTCGGGAATGCCTTTCCCTGCCAACCATAATGCCCACAGTGTCGGCCACAGCAGTAGTAATGAGCCAATGGGTTTATCGATCCGCATCAAACGGCAATAAGCCCGCCATTTGCTCTGAACATGACTTCCCTTCAATTTCTCACTCTCCAAAATCTCACCACCCCTTAAATCAAATACAGCGGCGAAGCCGGTAAAAAAACTTCAGTCAGTAACAGGGGTTTACCTGACAGGCGCAGTAATGAACGGCGCGCCCAAAGCGCATTCTGCCGCCCTACTTGAATATAATCCCGGGTTAAATTATTACCACCAAATAAATAGCGCCCCAGAGGTAATGTCCCTAAATCCACCAGCGCCCTATCCGAGCCAGACAGTGTTTCCTCGGGAATAACCGTGCGCCCCAATAACCAAGGGACATTATCGCCACATAAGACAATCTCGCGCAGCCAATAGCGCTCACTTGTTGGCAAATGTTCGGCATCCTCTCCTAGCTCATGGCGCGTAATAAAGCATTCCCGTCGCGGTTCGACATGAACTTGCTGACAATGTTGCTCAAAACGCCGGGTCATCGATCCCAACTCCATTAGCCAGTCAGCGACATCAGCAGGAAGATTTGGCTGCTCAATGGCATACCATTGAATAGGTTTTAAAATTGATGCATCGCCGGTAGACATACGGCTCACTCCCTGCCGAGGAAAAAACAGTTGCTAAATAGAAAGCCATTGTAACGCAGATTGGGTATCCAGCGATATCGGGTTACTTTTTTATTTACTCGCAATAATAACAATTCGAAAGCTAGTTTTTTGTATATTTCTCAATGTGTGCAAGAATATGTTCAATCCTCATTTTTATTCCCCAAAGTTGATTACCGTCATTAAGATCCCTGGCTGAATAATATCCATCATAGGCTTTATCGAAATCGATAGGGTAAAAGGTATTGGTTTTTACATCATATAAAACATTATTAAAATTCAAGTCATCATGGATGATATTGTAATACCCTAAATCGTCCATCATGCTTAAAAATCGTTCCTTCGCGTTGGGTGGGAAAATTTTAGTTTTAATCTCTATCAGCGTTTTTCCAGGCACCCGGTACATTCTGATATAGTGTTGATTCCCCTGTTTAATGAACTCAGCAGAGCCGTCTCCATAATAGCGATTAAAGAACTCAACTTCTTTCATGTGGACTTCGGTTAAAAGCACACTGTCTTGTGTGGATAATTTCTTTAACACAAAACCGGGATTATTGGCATCAAGATAGACATCTCCGGCCAATCCGTCGCCAATTTTTTTACCTAATTTAATTTCGGGGTTAAATTCAGTGACAGAAGTTTTTGACTGAGATGGCCCGCCTCCCGGTAATCGGCCCGGTTTAATAAATTCAGGGCCTTGTTTCAAAACAACCCCCAAATCCTGACCAGTGGCTAAATCAACTTCCCAATAAGCCCCACTGCCCCCCTGCCTGACCCAAGCTTCACGTGCTCCATCTGGTACTGATGGGTCTTTAAGCCACACCTGTTGCACTTCAATCTCAGCGCCACGCGGATTTTGTATCGTCTGACGGTTCAGTTCAGGGATGCTTGGGGCGGGCTCAGAAGCATCAAATGGTTTTATACCCTGCGGGGGATTCTCCATCACTTTCACTCCCCTTTCCATGCCCCTCAACTGGCCCGCCTCCATTACCATTGCTGACATCCCTGCCGCCATACCTTCCTTATCATTACGATAACGCGGGGCCTCAACTCTGGCGATGGTGCACATCGGATTCGGTAGCGGTACTTTACAAACCCAATGACTTTCCAAGGATGTCCAGGCATTGCCCCAAAAACGCGTGTTTTCAGATTCTGGCTGATAGTCTTCGGCAAACGCATTGATTTTATGTTGCAGTCGACTGCCCTCTGGCCGCTCTCCGCTATTAATTAATGCTTCAATGGCCTGCGCTCTCAGCGCCGGATGAGCTTTGATTTGGGCATAATATTCAGATTTTTTCGCATCCAGCGTATCAAAAACGTTTATCGGCCTGCCGTTATTACCCGGCATCGACATATTGGCAACAAAGTGGTTGCTGGCATTTCGCCGCCGTTTAAATTCGTCAAAAGGTGAATCAAACTCTTTCTGCGGATAACCATGTTGGAGATCCCGCCGATAGGTATATTGCCGAGGGAAATGAATGTCCCTAACCCCTTTCTCTCTCAGGATTTCTATTATCGCCTGATCTTCATCAAAAGCGGCGGGAGGATGGCGATAGGCTAAACGCATGTCGAGATAATCTAATTGCCGCTCTATTTTTTGTTGCTCAGTTTTATAGAATCCGCGCAATGCCAGAGCGTATAGCGGTGGGTTTAGCGCAAAAAAGGGCGCAAGACTTTTGAGGTCCGACACAAATCTTTCTTGTTCCAAATCAATCGCTGCACCATCAATAATGTTGTCACCCAATAGTTGGAGTCGAATAAATGTACTCTGCGCCAAATCGGGCAAATCAGCCGCGTCAATTTCTCCGGCAATATGTTTGAATGCGCGGGCTATTTGTTCGACCGTTAGGGGTTCGACTTCATTCGACTGGCTGAAATGAGAGAGGAAGATAACTGTCGGGCTGTAGCGTACCCCGCCAGCTTGGTGTAAATGTATTTCTTCTTCGACCAATAAACCATACAACTGCTCAGTATCCTTTCCATCCAGTTCATCAAGGTTTTTACCTTGTAATTGATAATGTAAATTGAGTGTGGTTTTTAGCGAAAATGCCAGACTGCCGACGGGATGTTGGAGAGCAAGAAATTGAGTAAAATCCTGCTGGCTGCACGTATCAAAACCAACCAAGTTGCATCCTTGCAAAATCATCTCTGGCAGTTGGTCTGTTAGGTAACTGCCTTGGGCATTCTTCGGTGCAAATCCATTGGCAAGATAAGCCGCCGGCGATTGCACTATCGCAGGAGGGGCACTCATCCCTTCATAAATGACTCTTAACGCCTTACTGGCGCTAAAAACCGGCTGCGCCGGTTCATCCAGTTGGCCCATGCCCCAATTGTCCAAATCCGTAGCCGGAATACCCGCGATATCACCATAGCGATGACCATAATGGGAATGGTTATAAAGTATTGTCGCCTGCATACGGATTTCTTTATATTCAGCCCGATAAATTGCAGCAGATAATTCAGCCAGAGTGGGCTGACTCTCTTGATGCAGCCACCAGACAAGGCTCAGGGCGGCGAGCGGAGTGAGTTCTTCTTCCGTAGATAGAGTCAGGCCTTTTTGGAATAACTTAAAAAGAACTTCCCGCTCTAAACTGATAACGCGCGCTTTTTCATAGCCTTGGGCTGCAGTCAATCCCGGTCTTAAATTCAGTAAACCAGCCAAACTATCCGCATGTTCAACATCTTCTGCATCATAGAGTTGCAAGTAAAGATCAACAATTCTGCCCACACGAGCATCGCTGATTTGAGGGAATTGCTGAACCCACATTTTCTGATCCATTTTTCGAGAATTATCAATTAATTGCATTGCCTGCCGAAATACCGGCTCCGCAGTAGAATTTACGTTGGGCAGGTTTTTTGCCATTTGTTCCAATACCAGATGATCTCTGGCCGTTACTTTGACGGGGAGTCCAATAAAATCAGCATGTTGGTTGATAGTCGTGTGTGGGGCGAGGGAATGGTTTTCCTCTGCAAACGGGGCTGAACAAGGCAGTACCGCAATCCATAGGCAAAATTGAGTTTTCTTGAACATCAATTAACTCCTTTAATTGAATACTTGAACAAGAAGAGTCGTTAACTATGACTCTCCGGTAGCTAATCCAAGATACTGCTACCGGCTCAATGACAGGACTTGTAGATTATTATTTATCTTTTGTCTCTCTAGCGAGCCGACAGACTAAGGCAACTGATTATTCGTCGCGAGGAAGATTAAGTATTTAGTGAAGAAATGAATGAGTTTGATGTTTAAAACAGAATTAACCAAAACGAGGCATCGCGAGCGGCAGTAGCCGTATATAAGACCCAACGAAAAAAGGTGTGCCAAGGCACACCAATCATCCAGCCATATTCGGCAGTGCCGGGATTTACCCCTTGCCTTTTACACTACCAATAAAGGTTTTTCGGGCTGAAGTTGAGCCCAAATGTTCCGCTTCGTTCAACAATTTCAGCGCCTTATCGACATCGCCGGCTTTCACCGCGTCTTTAATCGCTTGGTTGAAGTAGTTTTCAGTCTCGCTCAGCATTGGCTCTGCTGGTTTTGTCGGTGTAGGCGCTGCGGCTGCCATAGGTTGCACAGCACTGCCCACCACGACAGGAGCCGAAGCTGGCGCTGATTGAATCAAGCCAATCATCACGTTGCCCAAACCTTGCTCAGCGGTCGCTTTAATTCTCAAATTACCGGTCGGAGTATGTTTAGCAATCGGGTCTGGAATATCCGGCACCGCATTACCCACGCCCATCGCATAAGCTTTGGCCGGGTCCAGCAGCGTGGTAGTTTTGGCCAAGTCATCACGGGTGGTGTAAACCAGTAGATAGATTTGTTTTTGACCCAATGCTGGGGTCAGTTTCATCACACCTTGCAGCCGGTCGCTGGTCATGATGCCCGCTTTTTCATAAGTGAAATAGCTGGACGGGTAATAAGCCGCTGGGCGCATTTGTTCGTCTAACACCAATACGCTAGGGGAAAATAGTTGGTTATCAGTGACTAAGCTGCTGAGCGTGATCTCCATCGATCCACGATCCGCAGGTAAAGCAAAAGCGGCCACCGCCCCTTCCACATTCCCCTGAGAGATTTGCGGGCTGGCAGTAGTCAGTTTGATATCTTGCGTCGCCGGTGGCACTAAAGGCTGCCAAGGCAACTGTTGTAAAGTAGCAGTACTGATAGTTGGCGCGATAGAGACATTCGCCGGAGAAATAGTTTGCTCCGCATGCACCGCCAGAGGCGCGGTGACCCCTAGAGCCAATGCCAGACAGAGTGTCAGCAGATTCTTTTTCATTATTGTACCCTCATACATTGAGCGTCGGTGCTAACTGGGCCAGGCAAGGTCGGTAAAGTTAGCGAATTATTTAGGGTATATCGCTTTATCTGGTTAGAGGTGGGCCGCAGCCCGCCTCATCGAAACAGAACAGCCGCCCTAAAGGACGGCTGTATCACTGCTGTTACCACCAAGCTTCGAATTGCGCACCGAAGGTGACTTCGTTGTTTTTGCTGCGGCTGTTGGTACCAATAGTGCCGTCTTGTGCTACGCCGGTTGTATTGCTATAGCCCCACTTCTCATCCCAGTTGGCATAAGTTGCGAAGACACGAATTGCCGGACGTGACCAAATGCTATCACCTGCCTGCCATTGTTGGGCCAGAGTCAGTTTGTATTGACCGTTACGTTCACCGGTATGTTGTGATTTAACGTTGTCGTAGCCTGCTTCCAGCAACGTACTCATGATAGGTGTCCATTTGTACATCGGACGTACACCTACGCTGTACCATGTGTTGCCGTTATTGTTATCCAAGTCAATGTCTTGGTATAACGCGACATACATCATGTCCCACTTCTCAGCCAGATTGATGGCACCGTGGTCAATAACACGCAATAAGTGGCCATTATTATTTACTGACGTACCTTGCGAGTGACCGGTGTTATAGGACGTCATCGAGTCGGTAGCATATTGCAACACGAACTTGTTGAAGCCACCCATCATGCTTTGGGTATGCTCAGCGGTCAGCATCACACCATCTTTAGAAGCATTTGGTGCTAACGAGTAACCTTCTTGAGTATCCGCGCGACCATAATCAAAACCTAACTCCAATGAACCACCGGGGTTAGTTTCTAAACCGGCCAGACGCACGTCGTATACGTTGTTAACCGTATACTCTGCATCTTTACGTGAGTTATTGATCCAAGCACTTGAGCCGCCCGATTCTGAGTTACGAGTCGCAGCGACAGATAACTTACCAAAGCCCAGGTCAATAGTTTCAAGACCAGCACCTGGGCCTGAAATATCCCAGTAATAGAAGTCAATCATATGAACATCATGACGTTGATAGAAGCGCTTACCAGCCCACATGGTGGAGCCTGGCAACGCTTCAATCAGATTCTTACCCTGCACGTTGGCTTCACGGAAAGCCGGGTCAGTGGACTCCCAGTCATCACGTTGCGAAACGGAATACGCAACGTTAGTATCTAAGTAGAAGCTCTTATCACCTTCTTTCCACAATTCTTGGCCTAACTTAATTTCCGCATAAGTTTCACATTCGTTACCCAGACGGTATTTACTTTGAGCACCGGTTGTTTTGAAACATTGTTGTTCACCGCCACTTCCCGTCCAGCCGATACCGGAACGCGCATACCCGTGGAAATCAACAGCCATAGCTTGAGTGGAAAGGACACCAGCGGCAACAGCCAGTGCTATCGGTAACTTGCGCAGAGTAATCATCAGTAATCTCCTGTTATATTTGCCTGTCGGCATGCGTGCTTAACATTTGCCGTCACTTGACGTCGTGGAAACTAGACGCCCAGTTCTTGGTACAGCCGCTTGCACGCAGATCCATCTTCACGGAACAGATGACAGCGATAGGGCGGTAGACCGATGGAGAATGTTGCACCTTCTTCTACCAGCACCACGTCGTTCTGGCGGTAGACCAGGTTTTGACGTATTGCAGGGATTTGGATGTGAATTTGAGTCTCATTACCCAGTTGCTCTACCACCTGAATCTCGCCTTCCAGCGTGACTTCAGAGGCACTGCTTGGCAGCAGATGTTCCGGGCGAATACCCAAAGACATATTTGCGCCGACCTGAACCTGGTCACCTTCGACCGGCAGCCACACTAACTGACCATTTGGATTTGGCAGTTCAATCTGTACCTGACGAGGTTCAACGGCAGTCACTTTCACCGGTAAAAAATTCATTTTTGGCGAGCCGATAAAGCCCGCAACAAAGCGGTTAGCTGGGTAGTGGTACAGCTCAAGTGGCTTACCGACTTGCGCCACATTGCCCGCATCCAACACCACAATTTTGTCGGCCAAGGTCATGGCTTCGACCTGATCGTGGGTGACATAAATCATGGTGCGTTGCAGGCGTTTATGCAGGCGCGATATCTCGATGCGCATCTGTACCCGCAGCGCCGCATCCAGGTTGGAAAGTGGTTCGTCGAGCAGAAAAACGTCCGGCTCTGCAACCAAAGTCCGGCCAATCGCTACACGCTGACGCTGACCACCTGATAAAGCCTTAGGTCGGCGGTCCAACAGGTGAGCCAGTTGCAGCACTTCAGCTACCTGATTCACTCGCTGGTTAATTTCCGCTTTCTTCGCACCGGCCAATTTCAAGCCAAAAGACATGTTCTCTGCCACAGACAAATGGGGATAAAGCGCATATGACTGGAACACCATGCCGATACCGCGCTCAGACGGCGGCACTTCATTCATCCGCTTACCACCAATCAACAACTCACCCGAGGTAATGTCCTCAAGCCCGGCAATCATCCGCAACAGTGTCGATTTCCCACATCCGGATGGCCCAACAAATACAACAAACTCACCGTCATCGATTTCCAAATTGATGTCTCTGGAAATCACAGCCTCACCAAAGGCTTTATAAACGCCGCTCAGCGTTACATTAGCCATCTGTTACTCCTTTGCTTACGCAAACAACTTTTCATATGAACCTGACTGAAGAAAAATGGCGGAAGCAAATTCCGGCATGACCCGTCGATGACTCCCAGCCCCTGATGATTCTCTTGCAGCGCGCCGTACCGCCATGCTTGCACAAGGTTGCCCCGGACGACGTCGCGGCCTGAGTATAGGGCCGCACGTTGTTTAACGCTGCAACGTCCTGATCTGGCTGAGTAATAATTAACCGAACAACCACGTTTTGTTGGTGAACGCATAGCAAAGATGCTGAGTTTCAAGGGTACCGATGCTGTTTCAATGACGGTGCCGCTTTTCAATGTTGCCGATAATGCGGGAGTGTCACTATTTGGTAATCATCCGTAACGAGGTTTTTCATGGGGGAGGAGATGGGAGGATGAAAGAACGACCCTAGGGAGCAGAAGTTCCATCACAAATACAAATACGTGATCAGCCACGCAAATTTCGACCTACATTATTGTGTCTGGCACCACAGAATAGGCAGCAGTGTTAAGTGGGTCACAATAACTCGTCGGGGGGCGTAGAGAGGGGGAGGATGATGGTGCATCCAGTTGTGACTCAATATGGCAGCGTAATGTATTAGTACATGTAATAAATGTATGAATGACTCACAAGAAAGTCGGTACCCACAAAATTGGATAAAAGGATTGGATTATGACTCGCAGCTTCACAAAATCCGGCATTGGTAAGACCGCACGTGTTTTGGCCCTTTCAGCGCTAACCACGCTGGTGCTCTCTTCCTCTGCTTTTGCCAAAATTGAAGAAGGTAAGCTGGTTATCTGGATCAATGGCGATAAAGGCTATAACGGGCTGGCAGAAGTCGGTAAGAAATTTGAGAAAGATACCGGCATCAAAGTCACTATCGAGCACCCAGATAAACTAGAAGAAAAATTCCCACAAGTAGCTGCCACTGGCGATGGCCCGGATATTATCTTCTGGGCACATGACCGCTTTGGTGGCTACGCGCAATCGGGCTTATTGGCCGAACTGCACCCGTCTAAAGCTTTCCAGGACAAACTGTTCCCGTTCACATGGGATGCCGTTCGCTTTAATGGCAAACTGATTGGTTACCCAATTGCAGTCGAAGCACTGTCACTGATTTACAACAAAGATCTGGTTAAAGAAGCACCGAAGACTTGGGAAGAAATTCCAGCATTGGATACCGCACTGCGCGCTAATGGCAAGAGCGCCATCATGTGGAACCTACAAGAACCCTACTTCACTTGGCCACTTATCGCCGCTGACGGCGGTTATGCTTTCAAATCTGAAAACGGTGTCTATGATGTCAAAAACGTCGGTGTGAATAATGCCGGTGCGAAAGCCGGTCTGCAATTTATTGTCGATTTAGTGAAGAATAAGCACATCAATGCCGATACTGATTATTCCATCGCAGAAGCGGCCTTTAATAAAGGCGAAACCGCGATGACCATCAATGGCCCGTGGGCATGGTCCAACATTGATAAGAGTAAAATCAACTACGGTGTGACCTTGCTGCCAACTTTCCACGGCCAGGCTTCCAAGCCGTTCGTGGGTGTTCTGACTGCCGGTATTAACGCCGCCAGCCCGAATAAAGAACTGGCAACTGAATTCCTGGAAAACTATCTGATAACTGACCAAGGCCTGGCTGAAGTCAATAAAGACAAACCTCTGGGCGCTGTTGCATTGATTTCATACCAAGAGCAACTGGCAAAAGATCCGCGGATTGCAGCCACCATGGATAACGCCACTAAAGGCGAAATCATGCCTAATATTCCGCAAATGGCGGCCTTCTGGTATGCAACCCGCAGCGCGGTGTTGAACGCCATTAGTGGGCGTCAAACTGTAGAAGCTGCGCTGAACGATGCAGCGGCACGTATCGTCAAATAATAGTTTCACCTGCAAAAGGGGCGCGGTTCGCCGCGCCCTGATAACACTTGCTGTAACACTATAACCATACTCAAAGTAATTGATGTTACAGCAAGGCAGCCAATGAACGAATCCCGATGAACTTACACAAGTAAGTGATTCGGGTGACAAATCTGCAGGGAGCAGATTTGAACGCTGCTTGCAGCGGCCTCAAAGAGGCGAGGGCCATGGATGGGCCGAGTAACGAGAGCAGCTAACACCGCTGTAACGTCAAGTACGAAGAGTATGAAAGGGAACATTATGCAGTTATCCCACACCGAGTTTGAAAGCCGTAAAAAGAAAACCGCCTGGTGGCAAAGTGATGTGCTTAAGTGGCTGATTATTGGCACTTTAAGCTTGTTCACCTGCTATTTAATTGTGTTGATGTATGCTCAAGGTGAATATCTTTTTGCCATTGTGACACTGATTCTGGTGAGTCTGGGGCTGTATGTTTTCGCCAATCGCCGTGCTTATGCCTGGCGCTATGTTTACCCCGGCGTGGCAGGTATGGGGCTGTTTGTCCTGTTCCCATTGATTTGCACTATCGCCATCGCTTTTACTAACTACAGCAGTACCAACCAGTTAACCTTTGAACGCGCCCAATCCGTGTTGATGGACCGGCAGTTCCAGACTGGCAAAACTTATACTTTTGGTCTTTATCCCAGTCATGACCAATGGCGGTTACAGCTCACTAATCCGGATGATAATACCCTCCTGGTTTCTGAACCTTTCAACCTGAGTACCACCGGCGAGCAAAAAATAAATGTTGTGCCAACCAGCACAGAGCAAACCGCTGAACAAGCTTCCTTGCGAATTATTACCCAAAATCGCCAGGCGCTTAGTGAATTGGTGGCAATCTTGCCTGGTGGCGGTGAACTGCGCATGAGCTCACTGCGCCAATTCGCCGGTACCAGCCCGCTCTATAAGCTCGGTGCTGACGGTAAGGAATTGATTAATCAGCAGACTGGCGTGATCTACCGGCCAAATATTGATGTCGGTTTCTATCAGGCTATCAATGCTAACGGGCAGTGGGAGAATGAAAAACTCAGCCCCGGTTTTACCGTCACTATTGGCTGGAAAAACTTCCTACGAGTGCTGCATGACGAAGGCATTCAGAAGCCTTTCATCTCAATATTTATCTGGACCATTATTTTCTCATTGCTGACGGTCGTGCTGACAGTGGCGGTGGGTATGGTGCTGGCCTGTGTAGTGCAATGGGATTCCCTGAAAGGCAAAGCCGTTTATCGGGTATTGCTGATCCTGCCCTATGCGGTGCCCGCGTTTATTTCAATATTGATTTTCAAGGGGTTATTTAACCAAAGTTTCGGTGAAATTAACCTGATGCTAAACCATTTATTTGGCATCAAACCGGCCTGGTTTAGTGACCCTATCACCGCCAAGAGCATGATACTGATCGTCAACACCTGGCTCGGTTACCCTTACATGATGATTCTGTGCATGGGGTTGTTGAAAGCGATTCCTGATGATTTGTATGAAGCATCGGCAATGGATGGCGCAGGCCCATTCCAGAACTTCTTCCGCATCACTTTACCTTTGCTGATTAAGCCATTGACGCCGTTGATGATTGCCAGTTTTGCCTTTAACTTTAACAACTTCGTGTTGATTCAGTTATTGACCAACGGCGGCCCAGACATGATTGGCACCACTACCCCTGCGGGGTATACCGACTTACTGGTCAGCTACACCTACCGTATCGCCTTTGAAGGCGGCGGCGGGCAAGACTTTGGTCTGGCGGCGGCAATTGCAACACTGATTTTCATCCTGGTAGGCGCACTTGCGATACTGAATTTGAAAGCCAGCAAAATGAATTTTGATTAAGGAGGAGATGCAGATGGCTATGGTTCAACCTAAATCCCAGCGTTTGCGTCTATGGGGCACCCATTTTCTGATGCTGTGCTTTATCGCGCTGATTATGTTCCCGCTACTGATGGTGATTACCATCTCGCTGCGGCCCGGCAACTTCGCCACCGGCAGCTTGATTCCCGATCAGATTTCTTGGGAACACTGGAAGCTGGCGCTGGGTATGAGTGTGACACACGCCGATGGCAGTGTGACACCGCCGCCGTTCCCTGTGATGCTGTGGCTATGGAATTCCATCAAGATTGCGGTTATCACCGCAATTGGGATTGTTACCCTCTCTACCACCTGTGCTTATGCCTTTGCCCGCATGCGTTTTCGCGGCAAAAGCAGCCTGTTGAAAGGGATGTTAATCTTCCAAATGTTCCCCGCGGTACTGTCTTTGGTCGCGCTATATGCTTTATTTGACCGCTTGGGACAATATCTGCCATTTATCGGGTTAAATACTCATGGCGGGGTGATTTTTGCTTATATGGGCGGGATCGCCCTGCACGTCTGGACCATCAAAGGTTATTTCGAAACCATTGATAACTCACTGGAAGAAGCCGCAGCTTTGGACGGCGCGACACCATGGCAAGCTTTCAGACTGGTGCTA
Coding sequences within it:
- the malG gene encoding maltose ABC transporter permease MalG, which gives rise to MAMVQPKSQRLRLWGTHFLMLCFIALIMFPLLMVITISLRPGNFATGSLIPDQISWEHWKLALGMSVTHADGSVTPPPFPVMLWLWNSIKIAVITAIGIVTLSTTCAYAFARMRFRGKSSLLKGMLIFQMFPAVLSLVALYALFDRLGQYLPFIGLNTHGGVIFAYMGGIALHVWTIKGYFETIDNSLEEAAALDGATPWQAFRLVLLPLSVPILAVVFILSFIAAITEVPVASLLLRDVNSYTLAVGMQQYLNPQNYLWGDFAAAAVLSAIPITAVFLLAQRWLVGGLTAGGVKG